In the genome of Blastopirellula marina, one region contains:
- a CDS encoding hydantoinase B/oxoprolinase family protein produces MTRGELMRPEFWIDVGGTFTDCLLQQPGQPVQRHKVLSSGKVQGQVGEGSSPSCIIDRTRKNDAFHVWRGYQLQILDAEGHIVAETTVVAFDPASCQLTFATPLPNNPSPGSVYLLDGGEEAPLLAMRYLLGISRNEPLPAVDVRLGTTRGTNAILTRSGADVGLVITKGFADVLQIGSQSRPKLFDLSIRKPTSLVSNVIEVHERLDAAGGVLQPLDEVDLHHKLLALYETGIRSLAICFLHSYRQPVHEQRAAAIAAEIGFTNISVSHAVAPLIKIVSRGDTSVVDAYLNPILQAYVQRIQWALGEGSQLRLLTSAGGLVAAESFSGKDSILSGPAGGVVGFASAAQAVGMQKAIGFDMGGTSTDVSRFDGTYERQFETEKAGVRIVAPMMAIETVAAGGGSICAFDGVKLVVGPGSAGADPGPACYGRGGPLTVTDINFALGKLKAARLPFPLDAAAVETRLQEIADQVEAATGIRRAPRDLAEGFLQIANANIAEAIRTISVAKGYDPRTYLLVPFGGAAGQHACAVADLLGGTQLLFHPSAGILSAVGIGSANTTRFTTQPFYQPLDEVISELSNTLTTLGLQAREEVEREGHFERIESHPQLELRYRGLESSLTIDALPLDDVLSRYHAEHRRRYGYDRTHQTVEIVAARVEAVGYSSHDSQNSHRVETYVPLPTTSVEIFFQGKSYTTPVFDRDQLRPGAKLVGPALIAESLATTVIDPNWQAEMLSGGELLAEHIQSPLPTESQTPSRVITTDQPDPVLLEIINNQFAAIAEQMGVALQNTSVSVNVKERLDFSCALFTADGDLIANAPHIPVHLGAMSETVKATISRHPVMQDGDVFVTNDPYRGGSHLPDVTVITPMFATADDTKPSFFAASRAHHAEIGGIAAGSMPSGSTNLAEEGVLVDNFRVVAAGEPNWEQMEAILRDAPYPSRNIPDNLADIAAQIAANHHGVVNLQEMIHHYNLSVVRAYSGHIQDAAARKTRAALAKIPSGVYQFTDHLDDGSPIAVSINIQGETAKIDFTGTGPVLPGNLNANRAIVTAAIMYCLRCLLNEEIPLNQGVLEPVTILLPECLLNPPRHDSPAKCAAVAGGNVETSQRVVDVVLGALKLAAASQGTMNNLTFGDASFGYYETICGGSGATETREGASAVHTHMTNTRLTDAEVFELRFPVRLHRFAIRPHSGGTGRHRGGDGIVREIEFLKPLDVSLLTQRRGPFAPYGLEGGQPGQLGENELHRLTGEVESLPNTISFQVSPGDRLTIRTPGGGGWGS; encoded by the coding sequence GTGACGCGTGGCGAATTGATGCGACCTGAGTTCTGGATTGATGTTGGTGGAACATTCACGGACTGCTTGCTCCAACAACCTGGGCAACCGGTACAACGACATAAGGTCCTCAGTTCCGGGAAGGTTCAAGGGCAAGTCGGTGAGGGAAGTAGTCCTTCATGCATCATCGATCGGACACGCAAGAACGATGCGTTCCACGTGTGGCGAGGCTATCAACTTCAGATTCTTGACGCCGAGGGACACATCGTTGCGGAAACCACAGTCGTCGCGTTCGATCCAGCCAGTTGCCAGTTGACATTTGCAACGCCACTTCCCAACAATCCGTCACCAGGAAGCGTTTATCTTCTCGACGGTGGCGAGGAAGCGCCTCTCTTGGCCATGCGTTATCTTCTCGGGATCTCGCGAAATGAACCACTACCAGCAGTCGACGTTCGCTTGGGAACAACACGAGGCACCAATGCCATACTCACTCGCTCCGGGGCTGATGTCGGCTTGGTGATTACCAAGGGGTTTGCCGATGTCCTTCAAATTGGTTCGCAAAGTCGCCCCAAACTTTTTGATCTGAGCATCCGAAAACCAACTTCCTTGGTCTCAAACGTCATCGAAGTTCACGAACGCCTGGATGCTGCCGGAGGGGTCTTACAACCTCTCGACGAAGTAGACCTTCATCACAAACTTCTTGCTTTGTATGAGACGGGCATTCGCTCACTTGCGATATGTTTCCTCCACAGCTACCGTCAGCCAGTTCACGAGCAGCGTGCTGCCGCAATTGCCGCTGAAATAGGCTTCACCAACATCAGTGTTTCTCACGCAGTTGCTCCCCTGATCAAGATCGTATCACGCGGAGATACATCGGTTGTCGACGCTTACCTGAATCCCATTCTGCAAGCTTACGTCCAACGAATTCAATGGGCACTGGGAGAAGGCAGTCAGCTACGACTGCTCACCTCGGCCGGGGGCTTGGTGGCGGCAGAATCATTCTCCGGCAAAGATAGTATTCTTTCCGGACCAGCGGGAGGCGTCGTCGGCTTTGCATCCGCCGCCCAAGCAGTTGGAATGCAGAAAGCGATCGGTTTCGACATGGGCGGCACTAGCACCGACGTCTCGCGGTTCGATGGAACATACGAACGCCAGTTTGAAACCGAAAAGGCCGGCGTGCGAATCGTGGCTCCTATGATGGCGATTGAAACGGTCGCTGCGGGCGGTGGCTCAATCTGTGCTTTCGATGGTGTCAAGCTCGTGGTTGGACCTGGCAGCGCGGGCGCCGATCCCGGACCGGCCTGCTACGGCCGTGGTGGACCGCTGACAGTCACCGATATCAATTTTGCCCTGGGCAAACTAAAAGCGGCTCGACTTCCCTTTCCCTTGGACGCCGCGGCAGTTGAAACCCGACTGCAGGAGATCGCCGATCAGGTTGAAGCCGCCACCGGAATTCGACGTGCGCCGCGTGACTTAGCTGAGGGATTTCTCCAGATCGCGAATGCCAACATTGCGGAAGCCATTCGAACAATCTCCGTTGCCAAAGGCTATGATCCGCGAACGTATCTGCTGGTTCCTTTCGGTGGTGCCGCAGGTCAACATGCCTGTGCAGTCGCCGACTTGCTCGGGGGAACGCAGCTACTATTTCACCCAAGTGCCGGGATCTTGAGTGCTGTCGGAATCGGTTCTGCCAACACGACACGGTTCACGACGCAGCCCTTTTACCAGCCACTCGACGAAGTGATATCAGAACTCAGTAACACCCTCACAACACTTGGTCTGCAAGCCCGAGAGGAAGTCGAACGCGAGGGGCACTTCGAGCGTATCGAATCTCACCCGCAACTTGAATTACGATACCGCGGGCTGGAGTCCTCGCTCACGATTGACGCTCTACCGTTGGATGATGTGCTTTCTCGTTATCACGCGGAACATCGGCGGCGTTACGGCTATGACCGAACTCACCAAACCGTTGAGATTGTCGCAGCCAGAGTCGAAGCAGTCGGATATTCCTCGCACGACAGTCAAAACAGCCATCGCGTTGAGACCTACGTTCCCTTACCAACAACATCGGTCGAAATCTTCTTCCAAGGCAAATCGTATACAACGCCGGTTTTCGATCGAGATCAACTTCGCCCCGGTGCCAAGCTCGTTGGGCCGGCATTAATAGCCGAGTCGTTAGCGACCACTGTGATCGATCCCAATTGGCAAGCCGAGATGTTATCCGGCGGGGAGTTATTAGCGGAACACATCCAATCACCGTTGCCAACGGAAAGCCAAACACCTTCCAGGGTAATCACGACCGATCAACCTGATCCCGTTCTGCTGGAGATCATCAACAATCAGTTCGCCGCGATTGCCGAGCAGATGGGCGTCGCCCTGCAAAACACGTCCGTCAGTGTTAATGTGAAAGAGCGGCTCGACTTCAGCTGCGCGTTGTTCACCGCCGATGGGGATCTGATCGCGAATGCGCCCCACATCCCAGTACACTTGGGAGCGATGTCAGAAACCGTTAAGGCAACCATCTCCCGTCACCCCGTTATGCAGGATGGCGATGTGTTTGTTACGAACGATCCTTACCGCGGAGGCTCGCATCTTCCAGACGTCACCGTCATCACGCCGATGTTCGCGACAGCGGATGACACGAAGCCGAGCTTCTTCGCCGCCAGTCGTGCACATCATGCCGAAATCGGGGGAATCGCTGCAGGCTCAATGCCTTCTGGCTCGACCAATTTGGCCGAAGAGGGCGTTCTGGTCGATAACTTCCGTGTCGTAGCAGCCGGCGAGCCTAATTGGGAACAGATGGAAGCAATCCTTCGTGATGCGCCCTACCCTTCACGAAATATCCCAGACAATCTGGCCGATATCGCAGCCCAGATCGCCGCCAACCACCACGGTGTCGTCAACCTTCAAGAAATGATTCACCATTACAACTTGTCGGTAGTACGTGCGTATTCAGGTCACATCCAGGACGCGGCTGCGCGGAAAACGCGCGCGGCACTCGCCAAAATCCCGTCAGGCGTTTACCAATTCACTGATCATTTAGACGATGGTTCGCCGATCGCCGTCTCGATTAACATTCAAGGTGAAACGGCAAAGATCGATTTCACCGGGACCGGCCCGGTGCTGCCGGGTAACCTCAATGCCAACCGTGCGATTGTTACCGCAGCGATCATGTATTGTCTGAGATGCCTCCTGAACGAAGAGATTCCCCTGAATCAAGGTGTGCTCGAACCGGTCACAATATTATTACCCGAATGCCTATTGAATCCACCTCGCCATGATTCGCCCGCAAAATGTGCCGCCGTCGCTGGGGGAAACGTGGAAACCTCTCAACGCGTGGTCGACGTCGTGCTGGGCGCTTTGAAACTAGCCGCCGCGAGTCAAGGAACCATGAACAATCTGACCTTCGGCGATGCCAGCTTCGGTTATTACGAGACCATCTGCGGAGGCTCAGGCGCAACGGAAACCCGAGAGGGTGCCTCTGCCGTGCATACACACATGACGAACACTCGTTTGACCGACGCAGAAGTCTTTGAGCTTCGCTTTCCAGTTCGTCTTCATCGCTTTGCCATTCGTCCCCATTCCGGTGGTACCGGTAGACATCGTGGTGGCGATGGAATTGTTCGCGAGATTGAGTTCCTAAAGCCGCTTGATGTTTCCCTGTTGACCCAACGGCGTGGCCCCTTTGCGCCGTACGGACTGGAGGGCGGCCAGCCAGGCCAACTGGGCGAGAACGAACTTCACCGGTTGACTGGCGAAGTTGAGTCGTTACCCAATACGATCAGCTTTCAGGTAAGTCCCGGCGATCGCTTGACCATTCGCACGCCAGGCGGCGGTGGCTGGGGCTCGTGA
- a CDS encoding cupin domain-containing protein, producing the protein MTTSNESIAIQDLPGIGQPTTVIDLAGESKHETSPTANYLRLAKEERTSTHVSSGEVLLFCVAGELELTVDGQHYPLRPNQLLHVMEGKPYRAEAKRESALLVTTVFADHNAAVKKQAKVDRNNEVDEALEETFPASDPPSYNSTTIT; encoded by the coding sequence ATGACCACGTCAAACGAATCAATTGCCATCCAGGATCTTCCAGGCATCGGCCAACCAACGACTGTGATTGATCTTGCTGGGGAATCGAAACATGAAACTTCGCCAACAGCGAACTACTTGCGTTTGGCTAAGGAGGAACGGACGAGTACCCATGTCTCTTCCGGGGAAGTGCTTCTGTTCTGTGTTGCTGGCGAACTTGAACTGACCGTGGACGGGCAACATTATCCGCTGCGTCCCAACCAACTGCTTCACGTGATGGAGGGGAAGCCCTATCGAGCGGAAGCCAAACGAGAGAGTGCGCTCCTCGTGACCACCGTATTCGCCGATCATAACGCGGCGGTGAAAAAGCAAGCGAAGGTCGACCGGAATAACGAAGTTGACGAAGCGTTGGAAGAAACTTTTCCGGCGAGCGATCCACCAAGTTACAACTCGACAACGATTACTTGA
- a CDS encoding class I adenylate-forming enzyme family protein — MSRAIISDSIWSPAPILTAAENYRGEIFDLDLGRNVTADMFHSMREGLIRSLRKKGITAGDRVLVTIGNGPLFPIALAALLACDASPLLVHVMTPSAELARYAQRFGVKWLVSNGGDEQVDSVLEQHGLLLVGDDWSLVVGRFPEPTHIPGPELRGVPLHPTSGSTGLPKIALRPGFPAMEEARHYTATMAICEDDCLMAIPPMSHAYGYGVTTMVPLLTGASIVTTAKFSIKKLAQVLRDHPVTILPMVPAHIDILLFGGTVDFGRLRWLLTAGSMMPRRAAEQFRKKTGVTVCPLYGTTETGGIAVATIADGEDVDGRVGPPMDGVEVCVRPPADAEDLGLEPGVGKLHVKSSSMMTGYLADSGEVLQPWDKQGFFETGDLSKVMEDGTIHLRGRTGEMINVLGLKVVPCEVEEAIAVMPGVREVKVYGGQLASKGEIVKAAVAVEPGITERDIRDYCDANLVYYKRPHTVTLVEELPRNPAGKIQVKQLP, encoded by the coding sequence ATGTCTCGTGCGATAATCTCCGATTCAATCTGGAGTCCAGCACCCATCCTAACCGCCGCGGAGAACTATCGGGGCGAGATCTTTGATCTCGATCTCGGTCGTAATGTAACCGCCGACATGTTCCATTCGATGCGAGAAGGACTCATCCGCTCGCTTCGAAAAAAGGGGATCACTGCCGGTGATCGTGTCTTGGTGACGATTGGTAACGGCCCACTGTTTCCAATCGCGCTCGCGGCACTGTTGGCCTGTGATGCTTCGCCGCTGCTGGTTCACGTGATGACGCCATCGGCAGAGCTTGCACGCTACGCTCAGCGGTTCGGCGTAAAGTGGCTTGTCTCTAACGGGGGCGACGAGCAGGTCGATTCTGTGCTTGAGCAACATGGATTGCTTTTGGTCGGAGACGACTGGAGCCTCGTCGTCGGTCGCTTTCCAGAACCTACGCATATTCCAGGGCCCGAACTACGTGGTGTTCCACTTCACCCCACGTCAGGTTCAACCGGGCTGCCCAAAATTGCTTTGCGTCCTGGCTTTCCCGCGATGGAAGAAGCGCGTCATTACACGGCGACTATGGCCATCTGTGAAGATGACTGCCTGATGGCGATTCCGCCGATGAGTCACGCTTACGGATACGGCGTGACGACGATGGTTCCACTTTTGACCGGAGCCAGCATCGTTACGACAGCGAAATTCAGCATCAAGAAACTAGCTCAGGTCCTCAGGGATCACCCCGTCACGATCTTGCCGATGGTTCCCGCCCATATCGATATTTTGCTTTTCGGGGGCACAGTTGACTTTGGCCGCTTGCGTTGGCTCCTCACTGCCGGTTCGATGATGCCCAGGCGTGCTGCTGAACAATTTCGCAAGAAGACGGGTGTCACCGTCTGTCCTCTATATGGAACAACCGAAACAGGCGGCATTGCGGTCGCAACAATTGCCGATGGCGAAGACGTTGACGGCCGTGTTGGCCCACCCATGGATGGCGTCGAAGTTTGCGTTCGACCTCCCGCAGACGCGGAAGATCTTGGCCTGGAACCTGGCGTCGGCAAGCTACACGTGAAAAGCTCGTCGATGATGACCGGTTATCTGGCTGATTCCGGTGAGGTATTACAACCGTGGGACAAGCAAGGTTTCTTCGAGACCGGCGACCTTTCGAAGGTCATGGAGGACGGAACAATCCACTTACGGGGTCGTACCGGCGAGATGATCAACGTCCTAGGTCTAAAAGTCGTGCCTTGCGAAGTAGAAGAAGCAATCGCCGTGATGCCGGGTGTGCGGGAAGTGAAAGTATACGGCGGTCAACTCGCTTCCAAGGGAGAGATTGTTAAAGCCGCGGTGGCCGTCGAGCCCGGTATTACCGAGCGCGACATTCGAGATTACTGTGACGCCAACCTCGTGTACTACAAACGGCCCCACACCGTCACCTTGGTTGAAGAGCTCCCTCGAAATCCCGCTGGAAAAATCCAGGTAAAGCAGCTTCCATAA
- a CDS encoding condensation domain-containing protein: MSQLATQPITEYDAQLEELFPLPVNAVEKFMIHDGRPHYPMMCDVELQFQGAIRRDTFDEALAFAVARAPLFRSVLGEDKKRGLTWQLTDRIPPVDWEDYGVSYSAQYDELIDLRADPGLRIYVRSGEERSTILLHFHHATCDGLGAFVFAEDLLTAYHNATPGATHVKPRKWESQRLNKRCTHALDNPGLWRGLYDMQCGIRGAANFFLERPLPMTAGKLSLTKNASRLQNGLITMAVNPDATKALRTWTAAQKVTLNDVLLRDLFVALHSWMNEQGTTVGSRRLRILMPQSLRGRGDAAMPSTNDLGFAFLARKGTLIEDRNALLDSLTPELAAIRKDNLSRHFIGGLELVDKLGLLPWLLNGSSCFSTAVLTNFGNSWRRFQAKLPPGNGGLIAGNLIYDGLVGTPPCRPHTGAAFSVSTTSDQIFLSLKHDPYHYSREESVSLLTRYVEEVTRSAGL; the protein is encoded by the coding sequence ATGTCCCAACTCGCCACGCAACCGATCACGGAATACGACGCGCAGTTGGAAGAGCTTTTCCCACTGCCGGTTAACGCAGTCGAAAAGTTCATGATCCATGACGGGCGACCACATTATCCGATGATGTGCGACGTCGAGCTGCAGTTTCAAGGAGCCATTCGACGTGACACTTTCGACGAAGCCTTGGCCTTTGCCGTAGCTCGGGCCCCGCTGTTTCGCAGCGTACTTGGTGAAGACAAAAAGCGGGGACTCACCTGGCAATTGACGGATCGGATACCACCGGTCGACTGGGAAGATTACGGCGTATCCTATTCGGCACAATACGACGAACTGATCGATCTTCGAGCCGATCCTGGCCTCCGGATCTATGTCCGCAGCGGCGAAGAGCGATCCACCATTCTGCTGCACTTCCATCACGCAACCTGCGATGGCCTAGGCGCATTTGTCTTTGCAGAGGATTTGCTGACCGCTTATCACAATGCCACGCCTGGAGCCACTCATGTTAAGCCGCGAAAGTGGGAGTCACAGCGATTAAACAAACGATGCACGCACGCTCTCGATAATCCTGGACTATGGCGTGGCTTGTACGACATGCAATGCGGGATTCGCGGAGCAGCAAACTTCTTCCTGGAACGCCCCTTGCCGATGACAGCAGGCAAACTCTCGCTGACCAAGAATGCAAGTCGACTACAAAACGGTCTCATTACGATGGCCGTTAATCCCGATGCGACGAAGGCATTGCGAACCTGGACCGCCGCGCAGAAGGTGACCTTAAACGATGTATTGTTGCGAGATCTCTTCGTGGCCCTGCACAGTTGGATGAACGAGCAAGGAACCACGGTCGGATCACGCCGACTACGGATCCTAATGCCGCAGAGCTTACGGGGGCGGGGTGATGCGGCGATGCCGTCAACAAATGACTTAGGATTCGCCTTCCTCGCCAGGAAAGGGACTCTGATCGAAGATCGGAACGCCTTGCTTGATTCACTCACACCGGAACTAGCGGCAATTCGCAAAGACAACCTCTCACGACACTTCATCGGTGGGCTGGAACTCGTCGACAAACTAGGTCTCTTACCCTGGCTTTTGAACGGATCGTCCTGTTTCTCAACCGCTGTCCTCACAAACTTCGGTAATTCGTGGCGTCGTTTCCAAGCGAAACTACCACCGGGCAATGGTGGCCTGATAGCAGGCAATCTGATTTACGATGGCCTAGTTGGCACGCCCCCTTGTCGACCACACACTGGCGCTGCGTTCAGTGTTTCGACCACTTCGGATCAGATCTTTCTTAGCCTGAAGCACGATCCCTACCACTACAGCCGAGAGGAATCCGTATCTCTCCTCACACGCTACGTAGAAGAAGTGACACGCAGCGCCGGTCTCTAA